Below is a window of Herminiimonas arsenicoxydans DNA.
GACGCAGGCGCGGGATGCACGCAATCAGCCGATCGCGTTCATCCTGCATGACTGGCTCCACGAATGTGCGGCAAAAATGGCATCAGGGCGGGCTTAGTCCTTGACCACGTGCCAGATATCCTTGACGTTATCGCCGTTGCGATCGCCGGCTTTCTTGTCAGCTGCAAACAGGTACAACGGCTTGCCCTTGTAAGCCAATTGCGCCGAACCGTCGTCCCGCGTCACGATGGAATACGGTGGCGTGGGTTTGACATCCTTGGCGGAAACCGGCGGCCAGTTGGCGGTGCAGGGGCCGTTGCAGGTGCTTTTACCGCTATCTGCGACGTCCTTGTCGAAGGTGTAAACGGTCATGCCGGTGCTGGTGACGAGAATACCGTCGACTTTTTTGACAGGGACGGTTTGCGCGAAGCTGGCGCTGGAAAGAAGCAAAGCGGCGATGGCAGAGAACAGAATCAGTGAGCGTTTCATGTTGCAACTCCTTTTCGATAAGGTGAATGAACCGGCAAGGCGACAGGAAAAGATTCCTGCCCAATCTCGCCATCTACGTCGGAAAACACAGCGATGCGCTGATACCGAGGTAAACGATGATGCGACAGATTTATTCCATCGAAACAAAAATATTTTTCACCTTGCCGGTTGCCGCACACGCACTACATTGATCGACATGAACGCAAACCATCTACTGCCCTGTATGACTGCGGCACGGTAAATTTCCTCCAGGCATGTTTTACGCAAAAATGAGTGCGCGCAGAAAAATCACATAGTCTTAACAAGTTACGTACTATCCACAAAAATCTTACGTGGTATCCACAATTCTTATTTTTTATCGCGGCGCGAATACGTGATATCCACATGCTGAATATCTTATTTTCGCAACGTAAACCCTAGCAACTCATACGCCATTCTCGGATAGTAGCGTCGTTGAATTGAATAAACACGAACCGTGCATATCCGTTCAGATAGCTTGCAAATTTTTCTGGCAGATAGTTGCGGTTGTAAATGATCGACTTGAATCATCCGTTGTTTATTGCAACGAGGGCACGTGTAGTCAGACGTGCATTTTCATACTTGAGAGTTGAGAGAAGGCAAATATGAGTGAAGCCATTAATCGTCCTGCGTCATACCGCTGGACACAATTGATCCTGGGGATCATCGCCATGGCGATGATCGCAAACTTGCAATACGGCTGGACATTGTTCGTCGATCCGATTGCAGCCAAGCATGGCTGGAGCCGCGCTGCAATTCAGGTCGCATTCACGATTTTCGTGTTGACCGAAACATGGTTGGTACCTATTGAAGGCTGGTTCGTCGATAAATTCGGCCCACGTCCTGTTGTTATCGTTGGCGGTGTGTTGTGCGGCCTCGGCTGGTTCATCAACTCCTTCGCCGATTCACTGGCTCTGCTGTACCTTGCTGCTGTCATCAGCGGTATCGGCGCAGGCGCTGTGTACGGTACTTGCGTGGGTAACGCGTTGAAATGGTTCCCGGACCGTCGCGGTCTGGCCGCCGGCTTGACCGCTGCCGGCTTCGGCGCCGGTTCCGCTGTCACCATCATTCCTATCTCGGCAATGATCGCTACCCGCGGCTACCAGGATGCGTTCCTGTACTTCGGTATCGGCCAGGGCATCATCGTGGTTCTGGTTGCATTGTTCCTGAGCCGTGCTCCCGAGCACAAAAAAGGCGATGCAGTTGCCAACGTTCAGCAAACCAAACGCGAATACAAACCATCGGAAGTGTTGCGTGAGCCGGTTTTCTGGCTGATGTACCTGATGTTCGTGATGGTTGCAGCTGGCGGCCTGATGGCAACTGCGCAACTGGGTTCGATCGCACGTGACTTCAAGGTGTTCGACGTTCAAGTCAGCATGATGGGCCTCACATTGCCGGCACTGACATTTGCTCTGGCTATCGACCGCGTATTGAACGGCCTGACCCGTCCATTCTTCGGCTGGGTATCGGATCAAATCGGTCGTGAGCCAACCATGTTCATCGCGTTTGCCATCGAAGCAGTCGGCATCCTGGCCCTGTTCCACTACGGCCATAACCCATTCGCATTCGTTATCCTGACCGGTATCGTGTTCTTTGCATGGGGCGAAATCTATTCGCTGTTCCCATCGACTTGCGCCGATACTTTCGGCAGCAAATACGCAACCGCCAATGCCGGCTTGCTGTACACGGCCAAAGGCACCGCTTCCCTGCTGGTTCCGCTGTCGGCAGTATTGGCCAGCGTAACCGGTGGCTGGTATGCCGTATTCCTGGTCGCAAGCGGATTGAATGCAGGCGCTGCCTTGCTGGCATGGTTTGTATTGAAACCGATGCGCGCCAAGCACATGAGCAAACCAGCCATGACTGAATCGAAATAATCGATTCCTCTAGCTGCAAATCTTCAGACCGGCTCAGGCCGGTCTTTTTTTGTCCGCATTTTTTCTTCCACATCCTGCCGTATCCAGCCCTTATGTGAGCCGTCGCACTCACTTTCCGCGCAAGTTCGGGTAGCATAGCCGGACCCCACCATGCGCGCCGCTCACACGGCCACCCACTCCATGAATTATCCAGAGATTCAACAAAAGACCTTTCTCGGTTTGCTGATCATCTTCTCGCTCGCCTTCATCGGCATCCTGCTGCCGTTTTACGGTGCGGTATTCTGGGCTGCGGTATTGGCCATACTGTTTTCGCCCTTCTATCGCAAGCTGCTGATCAAGATGAATCAGCACAGCAATCTGGCCGCGCTGGCCACGCTGGGAATGTGCCTGGTGGTCGTCATCATTCCGCTGGTGCTGATCTCCATTTCTCTGGTGCACGAAGCATCGGCGCTGTACGCCAACATACGCTCGGGACAAATCGATTTCGGCGTCTTTTTCCAAAAGGTCATCTCCGCCCTGCCAAGCTGGGTCGTCAGCCAGCTGGAGCGTTTCGGCCTGACCGACATGACCAGCCTGCAGGCCAAGCTGTCCAACGCAGCGGTGCAAGGCAGCGAGTTCATCACCAAGCAAGCCATCAGCATTGGGCAGAACACCTTCAACTTCCTGGTCAGCTTCACCATCATGCTGTACATCCTGTTCTTCCTGCTGCGCGACGGCGACAGGATTGCCACCCGCATCAAGCAGGCCGCACCGCTGAATGCCGAACATAAGCGTCTGCTGTTCAATAACCTGACCACCGCGATCCGCGCCACGGTCAAGGGCAACATCATCGTCGCCGCCGTGCAGGGCGCACTCGGCGGCATTGCCTTCTGGTTCCTCGGCGTACAAGGCGCCTTGCTGTGGGGAGTATTAATGGCCTTTCTTTCGCTGCTGCCTGCAGTCGGCGCCGCATTGATCTGGGTACCGGTGGCGATTTACTTCCTGCTGACGGGTGCGGTCTGGCAGGGTGTGACGCTGATTGCCTTCGGCGTGTTGGTCATCGGCCTGGTGGACAATATCCTGCGCCCTATGCTGGTCGGCAAGGATACCCAGTTGCCGGACTTCGTCGTGCTGATTTCCACCGTCGGCGGTATGGCCTGGCTGGGCTTGAACGGCTTCGTCATCGGTCCGGTGATTGCAGCCCTGTTCATCTCCCTGTGGGAGATCTTCTCTTCCGGAAAACAAAAGCAGGAAGCCGACAAGCTGCACAGGCCGGACTGATATTTGCGCGTGTCTCTGCGTGCCGGGGGTGATTGCCGATCACCTTGATCGTGTTCGCGTGATGGCGTGGATTTTTGCAGCAGATGAAAACGCCACTCCCGCAAGCACGGAAGTGGCGACGAGTTGCTCTTCCTTATCAGGTCAGCTCAGCCATCAGTTCTTCCTTGCGCTCCATCATCTCTACCGCCAATCCTTCCAGATCCATTTTGGCTTTGCGCGATTTGGGAAACATTTCAGTTTCCTCTTCTTCGACATGATGATTGATGTATTCGCTCAGGACCTTCATCCGGGCATCGTACATGGGATCGTCACCTGACATTTCCTGTATCTGTGCGATCAGATCCTTGGCCGTTGCATGTTCCACTTCGGCTTCATTGAGCAGATCATCGGCATGGATAGCGGCACGCGCCGCCGGATAAAAAATTTCCTCTTCGACGGTAGCGTGCACGGTCAGTTCTTCGCAGATCTGATGCGCAATATCGACCTTGCCATCAATATCTTCTTTCTTGCTCAGCTTTTCGTATTCCTTGAAAAGCTTTTTCACCTTTTTATGATCATCAATCAAGAGCGTAATCGCATCCGGTCCGGCTGCCTTGGTGGCGGATTTGGCTGGCGATTTCCTGGCTGGCGTGGCGTTCGATTTGCTGGTGGTTGGCATCTTGCCTCCTACAGGTGGTTGCGGTTATGGAAATATCGAATACTCTACTGTTGAGCCGGCTGCGTTTTAAGCACGCTTGCCAGCCACCGACTCGCCCCCCGGCATCTGCGAGTCTGACGCCAATGTAGTGCTGCGCCAGCCGCGCGCGTATCAGACAGCGACGCCAGTTGATGTAAGAATTTGCCGCCGTTGCCACGATTCAACATCGTCTCCCATGCACCCGGCACGGCAAATCTGCGACAATTCCAACCATGAACCAAATCGATTCCAATGCAGCAGACGCCCTGCTGCACACCGCCTTTTACCAATTTTCCCGACTGGACGATGCCGACGCAGTGGCAATGCATTTACGCGCACTGACGCGTGATCTTCTGGGCAGCATTCTGGTTGCCGACGAAGGCATCAATGGCGTGCTGGCAGGCAAGACTGGCGCAGTCAGCGCTTTCGAGCAGGCATTGCGTCACGATCCTTTTTTTCAGGGAAAATTCGCCGGCATCGCTTTCAAGCACAGCGCATGCGACACCGCGC
It encodes the following:
- a CDS encoding Conserved hypothetical protein (Evidence 4 : Homologs of previously reported genes of unknown function), producing MKRSLILFSAIAALLLSSASFAQTVPVKKVDGILVTSTGMTVYTFDKDVADSGKSTCNGPCTANWPPVSAKDVKPTPPYSIVTRDDGSAQLAYKGKPLYLFAADKKAGDRNGDNVKDIWHVVKD
- a CDS encoding putative transporter of the major facilitator superfamily (Evidence 3 : Function proposed based on presence of conserved amino acid motif, structural feature or limited homology; Product type pt : putative transporter), which codes for MSEAINRPASYRWTQLILGIIAMAMIANLQYGWTLFVDPIAAKHGWSRAAIQVAFTIFVLTETWLVPIEGWFVDKFGPRPVVIVGGVLCGLGWFINSFADSLALLYLAAVISGIGAGAVYGTCVGNALKWFPDRRGLAAGLTAAGFGAGSAVTIIPISAMIATRGYQDAFLYFGIGQGIIVVLVALFLSRAPEHKKGDAVANVQQTKREYKPSEVLREPVFWLMYLMFVMVAAGGLMATAQLGSIARDFKVFDVQVSMMGLTLPALTFALAIDRVLNGLTRPFFGWVSDQIGREPTMFIAFAIEAVGILALFHYGHNPFAFVILTGIVFFAWGEIYSLFPSTCADTFGSKYATANAGLLYTAKGTASLLVPLSAVLASVTGGWYAVFLVASGLNAGAALLAWFVLKPMRAKHMSKPAMTESK
- a CDS encoding Conserved hypothetical protein, putative permease (Evidence 4 : Homologs of previously reported genes of unknown function), yielding MRAAHTATHSMNYPEIQQKTFLGLLIIFSLAFIGILLPFYGAVFWAAVLAILFSPFYRKLLIKMNQHSNLAALATLGMCLVVVIIPLVLISISLVHEASALYANIRSGQIDFGVFFQKVISALPSWVVSQLERFGLTDMTSLQAKLSNAAVQGSEFITKQAISIGQNTFNFLVSFTIMLYILFFLLRDGDRIATRIKQAAPLNAEHKRLLFNNLTTAIRATVKGNIIVAAVQGALGGIAFWFLGVQGALLWGVLMAFLSLLPAVGAALIWVPVAIYFLLTGAVWQGVTLIAFGVLVIGLVDNILRPMLVGKDTQLPDFVVLISTVGGMAWLGLNGFVIGPVIAALFISLWEIFSSGKQKQEADKLHRPD
- a CDS encoding Conserved hypothetical protein (Evidence 4 : Homologs of previously reported genes of unknown function) — protein: MPTTSKSNATPARKSPAKSATKAAGPDAITLLIDDHKKVKKLFKEYEKLSKKEDIDGKVDIAHQICEELTVHATVEEEIFYPAARAAIHADDLLNEAEVEHATAKDLIAQIQEMSGDDPMYDARMKVLSEYINHHVEEEETEMFPKSRKAKMDLEGLAVEMMERKEELMAELT
- a CDS encoding Hypothetical protein (Evidence 5 : No homology to any previously reported sequences) yields the protein MADLAGDFLAGVAFDLLVVGILPPTGGCGYGNIEYSTVEPAAF